One stretch of Thermococcus sp. DNA includes these proteins:
- a CDS encoding radical SAM protein: MDGWTDKDIDSLADVMQDPFPKAMNSPPSQKKENEEGGGNHLSTALTAFKLILGNPLSRALLRPMLKRYEVNGRDLPALYWALSVYAGESLNEPMMIRFQAETLKLLLKLGIKLAHGDEEAVKEALLRDPHIRRGIWVVLEGIAKYGITVPQKLAGPFLVVWNFTNMCNFHCKHCYQRADKPLPSELSLEEKLDLVNQLDRAGVAAVAISGGEPTIHPDFLRIVKELSSRGIHTSVATNGWTFADMENLKKAVDAGIKYVEVSVDSAKPEKHDEFRGIPGAWEHATKALENAVNLGISHGMAVVMDKDTYGEIDDLLDLAESIGVRRVIFFNLVPTGRAEDMLKVDLSPEEREEFMKQVYHQMKKRKLELLTTAPQYARVTLLESQGKNVTPAHFYIGENNAVKTLAEFIGGCGAGRIYSGIEPDGTIVPCVFLPLPVGNIRLKPYKQIWEESNIFNLLRDRDNFTGQCKTCPYRNICGGCRARAYHYTIDLLGDDPGCIINKRLWEDIVRQGKPKGISEISWVDESVVMRGPSLYVPSYYSAVEVTAEKRLSSEYVSQSAEV; the protein is encoded by the coding sequence ATGGACGGATGGACTGATAAGGATATTGACTCTCTCGCCGATGTCATGCAGGACCCCTTCCCAAAGGCTATGAATTCACCTCCTTCTCAGAAAAAGGAAAACGAAGAAGGCGGTGGGAACCATTTATCAACGGCGCTAACTGCCTTCAAACTCATCCTTGGAAACCCACTCTCAAGGGCGCTCTTAAGACCGATGCTCAAGCGCTACGAGGTAAACGGCAGGGATCTACCGGCTTTGTACTGGGCGCTCAGCGTTTACGCCGGGGAAAGCCTCAACGAGCCAATGATGATACGTTTCCAGGCGGAAACCCTAAAGCTTCTCCTCAAGCTCGGTATAAAACTGGCCCATGGCGATGAGGAAGCCGTTAAGGAGGCCCTCCTCAGAGACCCGCACATAAGGCGCGGTATCTGGGTTGTCCTTGAGGGAATAGCAAAGTATGGTATAACCGTTCCGCAGAAGCTTGCCGGGCCGTTCCTCGTCGTCTGGAACTTCACCAACATGTGCAACTTCCACTGCAAGCACTGCTATCAGAGGGCGGATAAACCCCTGCCAAGCGAGCTCTCCCTCGAGGAAAAGCTGGATCTCGTTAACCAGTTAGACAGGGCCGGAGTTGCTGCCGTGGCAATAAGCGGTGGTGAGCCAACCATCCACCCAGATTTCCTCAGGATAGTCAAGGAGCTGTCGAGCAGGGGGATACACACCTCCGTGGCAACAAACGGCTGGACCTTCGCGGACATGGAGAACCTTAAGAAGGCCGTTGATGCCGGCATTAAGTACGTCGAGGTGAGCGTTGATTCGGCAAAGCCTGAGAAGCACGACGAGTTCCGCGGTATCCCAGGGGCATGGGAGCACGCGACGAAGGCCCTTGAGAACGCCGTTAATCTAGGGATAAGTCACGGCATGGCGGTTGTGATGGACAAGGACACTTATGGCGAGATCGATGACCTCCTTGACTTGGCCGAGAGCATAGGCGTCAGACGCGTCATCTTCTTCAACCTCGTCCCCACTGGAAGGGCCGAAGACATGCTCAAAGTCGACCTTTCACCGGAGGAACGCGAGGAGTTTATGAAACAGGTCTACCACCAGATGAAGAAGCGCAAGCTGGAACTCCTAACGACGGCCCCGCAGTACGCAAGGGTTACTTTACTAGAGAGCCAGGGCAAGAACGTCACTCCAGCGCATTTCTACATAGGCGAAAACAACGCGGTCAAAACGCTCGCCGAGTTCATAGGCGGTTGCGGCGCCGGGAGGATATACTCAGGAATCGAGCCGGACGGAACTATCGTCCCCTGTGTCTTCCTACCCCTTCCGGTTGGCAACATCCGCCTGAAGCCCTACAAACAGATATGGGAGGAAAGCAACATCTTCAACCTACTCCGTGACAGAGATAACTTCACTGGCCAGTGTAAGACCTGCCCCTACAGGAACATCTGCGGAGGTTGCCGTGCGAGGGCTTATCACTACACCATTGACCTCCTTGGAGACGATCCAGGTTGCATAATCAACAAGCGCCTCTGGGAGGACATAGTGAGGCAGGGTAAACCAAAGGGGATAAGCGAGATCAGCTGGGTCGACGAGAGCGTCGTCATGCGCGGGCCTTCCCTCTACGTGCCAAGCTACTACAGTGCGGTTGAAGTGACGGCTGAGAAACGGCTCTCAAGCGAGTACGTGT
- a CDS encoding GbsR/MarR family transcriptional regulator, translating to MPSKGDSKKFIHIVTQLMNRWGYSHTDGKVYAHLLLKDKPTTIAELAEETGLSRSSISTALSRLGRDYIVTYRKEGKTKYFSAVPAFLEKFLQQPREILEHDITPLEGIVKRFMEASPEGEDHFRAIMEDLQRLECVLKNVIELEERGMDCI from the coding sequence ATGCCGTCAAAGGGGGATTCAAAGAAGTTCATCCACATCGTTACCCAGCTTATGAACCGGTGGGGCTACAGCCACACTGACGGGAAGGTCTACGCACACCTCCTGCTCAAGGATAAACCAACTACCATAGCAGAGCTTGCAGAGGAGACGGGACTTAGCAGGTCCTCGATTTCAACGGCACTATCCCGGCTGGGCAGGGATTACATAGTAACGTACAGGAAGGAGGGGAAGACAAAGTATTTCTCGGCGGTTCCGGCTTTTCTGGAGAAGTTCCTCCAACAACCAAGGGAAATCTTAGAACACGATATAACCCCGCTGGAAGGGATTGTAAAAAGGTTCATGGAGGCATCACCCGAGGGAGAGGATCACTTCAGGGCTATAATGGAGGATCTCCAGCGACTGGAGTGCGTTTTGAAAAATGTGATAGAACTCGAAGAAAGGGGAATGGATTGTATTTAA
- a CDS encoding ArsR family transcriptional regulator, with product MSAVARTVMAGWGGTQEDCKRFMEIVGAFLRRWGYDGTDGRVYGLLLLMDRPATIAELSRELGLSRSAVSMSLKRLSRDYLIRYQKRGRVKYFSAVPAFLEKFLQQPKDILERDVIPLEDIVRKMIVRSDDPARKANLGEILRDLTTLDCVLRKIIKLEYEAKCLDMKENG from the coding sequence ATGTCAGCGGTTGCAAGGACTGTCATGGCTGGATGGGGAGGAACCCAAGAGGACTGCAAACGCTTCATGGAGATAGTGGGAGCCTTCTTGAGAAGGTGGGGGTATGACGGGACGGATGGTAGGGTCTATGGACTTCTCCTGCTCATGGACAGGCCCGCTACCATAGCAGAGCTATCGAGGGAGCTGGGACTAAGTCGGTCCGCGGTTTCAATGTCCCTAAAGCGACTATCAAGGGATTACCTCATCAGGTACCAGAAGAGGGGAAGGGTGAAATATTTCTCGGCGGTTCCGGCTTTTCTGGAGAAGTTCCTCCAGCAACCGAAGGACATCCTCGAACGTGATGTAATCCCCCTTGAAGATATAGTTAGAAAGATGATCGTAAGGAGCGATGATCCTGCCAGAAAAGCAAACCTTGGGGAAATCCTAAGGGATTTAACGACCCTTGATTGCGTTCTTCGTAAGATAATCAAGCTTGAGTACGAGGCAAAATGCTTGGACATGAAAGAAAACGGGTGA